DNA from Xiphophorus maculatus strain JP 163 A chromosome 6, X_maculatus-5.0-male, whole genome shotgun sequence:
AGGCACCGGTTGTTGAAAGACACAGACAAAAATCAACTGCACAAAAATGCTGTAGCTGCTTCTCCACATTTCCTCTAGTCACACTATGTTTTAATACTTACAAAATTTATTGTATTATGGAGATTTATTACAAAGGTTTTTGTTCACTTCTAGGTTTTTTGCTGTGGTGGTCTCTAACTGACAGGAACACAAGCACTATTTGTTATCTTTTGGTCCAATAAGTCCATCTGGTTTTGATTTGGCTCCTTGTAATCTCCCCCAGAGATGTGGATGGAGGGGACTTACAGGCAAAGCAGAGTGGTGGAGGggcagatctttttttttttttctcctcttaaaTTGGATTTCTCACCATTCCAAAGTGGGCCTTGGACCTGAGGAAGGAGCAATAGCTGGCACTTAGCTTTGAACCCTTGGGCttagcagaaagaaaagagcagGAACAAAAGGAGAGGGAAAATTCCTCTGGATAAATCAGTATCACCTGTTTTGCTCCACAATCAGCATGTTCTGAGTCAGATTCTCTTTGCCGTTATTTGTTTATACAGGAATAAGTGAACTCTCTCTGaaccatcataaacatgaaaGCTTTGGTTTCTGATGAATTAAATGATGTGTGAAACAGATGAATCCTAGACTAAACAAACAGTTACAGGTTGGAAATGTTTGTGGAAAGATTTAGAAATTTCTCCTCCCAGtgttatattaacattttgtcataacTGTTTGTTTGCAATACCCGTACACAACAGCAGGAGTCAGTAGATCAGTATAAACTTTGTCAGGGTTTGCAGTACATCACTTAATTCTTGTAATTATCTGCAgttgttttgaatctgtttgtAACAGAGTGGAACCagtattatttaataaattttagctttcataggatttttaaacttttattttactagtCGTATTTATTCACGCATTAAATTTGACTGTTTGTATCTCAACTGCTTGCGTCAGgccattaaaaataatttgaagtacAATAGGACTTCTACAAACTCTTTGACAACATGTAATTTCTTACATCTTCAATGCAAAATAACAAAGAAGAAGCAGGAACTCAACAGATTTCCATCAAAGCAAGACATTACTTATTTGCAGCACAAATACTTCAAAACAAGGAAAGTTGGTAACTTCCAGTTTTATCCCATTTGAAAAGGTTTATGGGGAGGAACGCCTTCTGAATTAGTTTTTCTATGAAGAGAATGTAGCTCCCTATGATCTCCAGGTCAAgttagtaaaaataaagtttatttcatagtaagacaacagaaaacaagGTAGGCCTTTTCGCGTGAAACCTTAGGTATAATTCAAACTTGACTAAACATCGACAGGAAGTTATAAGAATGattattcataatttaatgaaaaaaacctGGGTGGTTTTGGacaaatatagaatataagtCAAAAAGTTCTAATCAGACTCAATCTGAttataatatactgtatattgaaTTATATACATCATCCTAATATATGTAAATTAAACCAGTATTCCCATATCTGGGCCCCACGGCGGTATATAGCAGCCTAGTTTTTGTCAGATTGCCCAAGGGCAGCTATAGTTACAATCAAGTAGTTGGccaccatcagcatgtgaagggatgtgtgtgtgtgtgtgtgtgtgtgcgtgtgtgtgtgtgcgtgtgtgcgtgtgtgtgtgtgtgtgtgtgtgtgtgtgtgtgtgtgtgtgtgtgtgtgtgtgtgtgtgtgtgtgtgtgcgtgtgtgtgtgtgtgtgggtgtgaatGACGGGGTGTAGTGTGAAGTGTTTTGGTGCCGTCTCGACTTGATAAAATATACTAGAACAGGccatttattgtttataaacGTCAGGTCAATTTTGAATTGTGACAAATTGTCCAAATCTGCAATATAGATTAAGCtcatgacaaaaatgtattttgtctgGCAATATtatcttcaaaaaataaaagaaggaaaaacaaactgtttaaaatggtttgtttaatGGGATTGTGCACACTTACAATTACATGCTGACTTTGTTAACACTCAGTGACGACATCTTTAATTTACAAGCACATAGCGCTCTGACAATCATTAAAACATTCATCAAGGTAAACTAAAACTACATAAATGTTCTATGAATGAGTAGtggattatttttagtttgtgaGCCTTCACAGAAggcatttcaaatgttttggggggttttcatACATAAATCTACAAAAGCATTGGTGCAACCAAAAAGACTCCAGAGGCAGGCTAGCCAGATAGTAAagaactgttaaaaaataaaaaataaaagtaaaagaaaaagaaattttgaCTGTGTGGGTCACATTTAGACTTTAAAAGTGGGCAAAACACAAAGCTAGTCatgcaataaaaactaaactagtAAATTAAGGTGGTAAGACATAAACTGTGTTTGCTGAAGTACGTTTTCTAAAGTTACATGTTTGTTCAGAAATCAGACATGGAAGACATGAAGAGACTTGACCATACAATCTGTCCACCAAACAAGATTGGTGAATTAtcgtttaaataaataatattataaaGTGCAGGTACTACATATTCTGACAGCGGACATACAAATATCACCACAAtcagtacatttttaatttaagggcCACATTCTTTTATTCTAAAATCATATCTACAGACTAAAAGGAATATTTATGATTTAGGTAAGTTTACAGTTATTACTTTTATACACAGCACACTACACATTTAAGGTTTGTAAAAAGAAAGCCTCTAAGTAAAAACTATCTTTTAATGCTATATCGTAGTCTCACAGTAAACTATTTGAGCTTTTCTTTTGTCGTGTCCTGATTTATGAAGATCAACACACATTGGCTTTACGTAAATGGAATGCTCACTTGTCTTGTCTATTTTGAATAGTGGCTCAGAAAAAAAGCACCTCCTTGTTGCATATATCGTTTGGGAAAGATGAAGTCAGggatttcttatttaaaatgtccatcaAGTCCTTCATCACTTGATTGGAAAAGGGTAGGataaaattttgagaaatactttagttaccttttatttctttgaattgttgaaaatattaatgaatattgCATTAGTTGTTGTGCTTAAAtccttttttatgtattttttcccccattgaACAACTATATTCATAGAAAAGGCTAGATTATTCTAAAAGGTTTAATATGAccaacatactgtacatctgcCTTACTTCCATGGTATGTTCTTTCTAATTTTGATGAGTAGCAACAAGAGAGATCCCtcactttgtcacattacatcCAGACCACAGGAAACATGATGTTTTGGATTACTATTTAAAGTCTCCTCTATACTGTGATCaacctaaaaaaatatatcagtgtATAAATATCAATATACTCAAGTATAAGTTGTACTGTAACAATTTGGTTACGTCCACAAGATGTACTTTGATTACAGGTCAGGTTTTCCTAATATTTGTCATGTGAAATTATGCTATAGCAACAAAAGATGTACTTTTCTCAGACATACTTTTAGGATTGCTATGTTGAGAAAGGAGTTAAAAATAGATGTGCACTGTTATGCAGTAACAGCAATAGACCTTTTCTTAGCATGTCTAagtcttttgcaaaaaaaaagaaagccacacaaaacatttttgccacATTTTAGCTAGATATAAACCAAAGTAAGTAGTATTTGAAAGTGAAGCCTCAAGCTAGTCATGCACTTCTAATGTAAGCAAAGATGGCACGCAAATCAGTCTCAAGTATATAATACATAATGGTTCATCAGATACTTATAGCACCATTTTTTAGATACTAAAATAAGGACAGAAAGTAGTCAAATTCAGGAACTACATCCCTATGGCAGATCCCTGACAACattttagaaatgaataaaCGTTGTGGACTTTGCATAAGCTGCAGGACGGGAGTGTTTCCACAAATATCTATTTGAATAAACAAGAAAGGATAATGCGTGGCTTTACAAATTAGTAATGTGAAGAAACTAAACCAGGTGAGAGTACATTTCACATTCTTAGAACATACGGGATCACACGTAACCTGAAAATCAATCCACATCTCAGGTGCTACAGTTGGATTTAGAGAAGTCTAGAAGATTTCACTGACAAAAAGGGTTGGTCCAAGTTGCCACATCAGGAGCCATCTCGTTCTTGTCCAGATCTAAAAAGAACCATTGAGAAGGTTAGTTTCCGGAGGTCTAgtaatgtcagaataaaatttaagaaatgCTTCCCCCTtgtggatagatggatggatggatcactTTCAACTTTACCTTATATATCAATCAGGGGTACGCATGATGATCTGCGTGATCTGCacatatttttctgtcaaaaaattaagaaaatcgtgtaaaaaatattttataaatattaagcaGCATCAAAGTGCAATATAAACACTTATTATAGAATTTGCTATGTCTCtgtctttttgtctgtctgttaTACATATACATGTACgcattccacatttttaaatatcatttaatatttattctttttttactaATCCATTTGTAAGATAATGATAAAAGTAATCTAATTTTGACGTAATCACCCGACACTCTCCatcttaaaaatacatataaagtTAAATCATAAGTCTTTCATAAGATTTGGAAGAACTAAGGATAATTCATGATCCACAGTtggttttcaatcatttttctCTACCTTTGTATAAAGACGATGATGTAGAACAGAGTCGGATAGCCATGGATGCCTTAATGCCTCACAAGCTCCCATCCTCCAGCTGACGACAAATGTAAGACAAAAATacgtttcacattttaaaattcccACCAGATATTAAAAATTCCAGATCATACAGAGACACAATGCACTTACGTTTTATTTATAACAAGGAGCCTAGTGATAAAGTCTTTTGCTTCCACTGAAGTATCTGCAAACTCCTGTTCCTCAAAGTTCCACCGAACAGCCAAGATGTTGTTTAAAGTCTGATTGTCATCATCGCCAAGGAAGGGACACAAACCGCTCAGGCTAGCATTTAAAGAGAAGGAAGATTTACCGATGATTTGAGCACAGCTGAGCATGAATTTTCGTCTTTACTTACAGCATGTAAGTTATGACACCAAGGCTCCACATGTCTGTGTTGAACGACACAAAATCGTAGTTGACGACCTCAGGAGCTAGAAACTCTGGAGTTCCAAAATTCACCTTTAATTTCTCTCGTGGTTTATATCTGAAACAGGACATGATTTTTCAATCCGGGgacattttgcattttcaaaatacCAATGAAACATTTAGTAAATCAGAAATAGGAACTTACATCCTAGCGAGGCCAAAATCAATTATCTTAATCTTGTTGGTCACTCTGCtcacacacaaaatgttttctggctTGAAAGatcaggaaaagtaaaaaaaaaaaaaagacctttaaaTTACTTCCAGTAAATAAAACTATGCCAAAGACCTTTTTCTATTAGTTATTGATTTTAGCTAGACCAAGGACCAGTCATCGTTTAAAGAGCCATTTCTGaccccatttaaaaaaatagaatttatatagagcagcagaaaacacttttgatttgacataaaaaaagacaaagtaaaatgttttattttgaaatctaagaaaatttaatttaggtCTGTTTATACTTTCAGATTTTAGGACAAACTTAATGAACAAACTTTTGAAAGGATTAAAATCTTAGCATTTTGTAGAATGAGTCCAGCTGAGAGAGCCTTTTGCTGTAGTctatataaaattattatttacataatttaaagttaagaaacattaaattacttttcaaaGCTTTGTACAATTAAGGACCTTTGTAGATATTCTACGGAAATactgcataaaaacaaagagaaccGCTTAAACCACCCTTATTTATTgcctttattattaaaaacatttcttatttggGTTTGTAAATGCCACAGAGTGGGGGCCAAAAAGCCATATCTGACTGTGGAGCCACAGGTTGAAGAGCCATGAGCTagacatttgattttaaatatcttcttaattaaagtaaataaatgatgtgcatattttataaattcaaaTGTAGTGACCCAGTGTAACTTTGCCAAAAAACTTGAATAACATTGATAATGCAGTGCAATCTTTACTATTATAAGGTAGCAGAACTTTTCCATAACAACATCTGTTTCTCAAAGTTTATGCAGAGATTCCTCACCtatattgtttgtgtttatctttGTTACCTTTAAGTCTAGATGCAGTATCGACATTTTGTGCATATGCTGAAGGCCCTCGCAGATCTGTCGGATGAACACCACAGCATCCAACTCCATCAAAGTGTAGTTTTCATCAATAATCCTGTCAAAGAGTTCTCCTCCACCAACACTGATAGTAAagacaaatgcaaaaacaaattacatatacaacaaaaagtgtaagcattttgctttaaaaaaaaacctcaaagcaACCTATagtaaatttaattaataatcatattaaaaatttaaatattgagTTGGTATGTCCTCTTAATACACATTACATACATGTACTggaattctaaaaaaaaaaaaaaggtatcaTACTATTCAAGTACAAGGATGATGTCATTCCTTGACTCATAAGCTGCATAGAGCTGGATCAGGTTGGCATGGTCCAGATTATTCATGACCTGGATCTCATTCTTCACCACGTCCTACCGAAAACACAGGCACAGAAAGATGCAGAGGCAGACAGGAAGACGCACAGATGCAGGACACAAACAGatacacaaacataaaatgagAGGTGTCAGCTGTTCTCTGCGATCGGAGACTAGGTCTGGTCTAGGTCAGTTATTTTCTCACTGTGGTGAGAAGTATTCCCTTTGCCTCTGTTCCAGGAGAGGCCTAACAACATTCTAGTAAGTACTAAAAACTGTAACGGCCCCctggttttttttatatcacacGTGGCTTAGTTCTCATGGTAGGAGTTAAAATAGACTTGCTCAGCGTCATGGCAACGTGTCTCAGGTGTCGTACCTTTTCTTTCTGGCTTCGAGCTTTAATGACTTTCGCTGCCAAAGTGAGACCTGAGGAGTTTTCTACACATTTGTGCACCTGACCGAACCGGCCCCTGTAGGAAGAGTGGGAGAAAGAACAATTGGCTTCCTGTTGCTGCACAGACAGCCAGTTGTTCTAGCCATGCAAATTATGCATTGCAGCAGTAAAGAATCACTTAATAATGGGACATTGACAGTGGAGTGCATCTTTCCCATGAGAAATCAAGAATTGATCTTTCCTTCTGGAAAGTGTTGCGGTTAATCTGCTATTTTATTCAATCTGAGCCAGGCCGCGCCTCTTCTTTGAAGGCCTGGATTAACACCTAGTGATTAGCTACCAGCTGGCGCTGTGGATCCAGTATCACATACCAGTCAGTCTTCGTGTAAAAATAACTGCCATGACTCTGGAGTTATGAACCATtgaggagaggaagagaaagggtggaggaagaggaggacaatTACACAATGGGCCCTAAATCTGGAATTGAtctttttatggtttttgttcaGCACTAATGCAAGATTTTTAcctatttatttttggtaagtAGAAAAGAGGAGCAGCACTCACCCGCCTAGGACCTCTTGCCAGTTGATTGTGTAAAAGTTTCTGATCTGGTTTGGCTTAGCAGACACAATGCGATGATTAAAAGGAGCTGCCGGAGGAGGAGTGGTATCTAAAAAAGGCCGGGGAGACAAtcaaaaagatatatattttttctaagtTATAAATAAGGTGTAACATACATGTCTCACTAATAATCAGCTGCTGTTGACTTTTTAAAGTATGCATGCAACCATTGTTGCACTGCCATATCATGTACAAATTTCttgtaataaataattacagatAGAGTTGTTGTCTGTGTATTGTTTATGAAAGCAGACAGCTTGAATTCAAGTCTCAGGTTCCAGACTGTGCTCTTCTCTGAATTTCCGTTTGTTGAACTGTAGAATCCAGATCAAGTGTGCTGGGAATCTCAGTGAAGAATCATTATTGCATTAATACATCCTAAATTTTAACCCAAAAAGTatataatcagattaaaaagataaatattacattttactggataaaagagaaaaatatatattacataaTCTACTGCATTCAGATAGATGCATAGTAAATCCCAGACATTTACTACTGTATTATTTACTTCCAGAACCTTTAGAGATGCATGTCTAAATGTGTCTTTGGaagtttgttttcctcttttttaagttgttatttattattattctattccTGTTGTAAAGCTATTAACctttataaaagtttattttaagataGCATTTAACCTTTATTCCAGAGGATAATAATGATTTATGAGTCAGAAATGAATGCTCctgatcatttttgtttttttctattattttatttagcgcAAGATTCACATCTTGGTCATGTTGATATGCTTTCAGTTTTCACTTGAGGACCACCTAACTCTCTTGATCACTTGTGTAACTCTGAAGTGGTTGATTCAATTTTATTCATATCTTGTTTATtgacatatttaatatttttgaaatcaaatgataatgacacattttcccTTGCTTTAGTCTCGTTTCCACTTCCTCAGAGCTCAGTTTTACACTGCAAGTAGACTTCTACATCAATAGTACAGTTACTGTAAGCAAAATAAATAGTGtgcaaagtgttttatttatcaaagcTTTACAAACAATATATGTCCTAACTTTCAGGATAATGAAGAGAAAGTTCTAGTCATCAGTCTCATTAGCACCAGCCTTCACTGGCATTGTCCTGCTATTTAAGAAGACGGACATGACTCACCGATGAAGAACCGCTCACTTTGATCGTCATCTGTCGTTTTTTCATCAGCATTCTCCAGTTTTCCCTTCTCCAACTTTTCTTTAAGGTTGAACTGGATTTGAATTCCATCTGCCTTGAAGCTAGCCCAGTCTTCATGCTCAGCGctctcatcatcatcctctttctgtgcttcttctCTTTCCTCCTTCTTGTCTTGCTCTGTCTCAGTGATCTGGTCCTGCTCAGTCTCTGTGCATGGTGTTGCTTCTTTGTCGTCATCGCTGCAGATTGAAGTTGATGGGTTTTATAGGTTTGTTTAGTTCTGTGACATTATATACTTTGTAGATTTAGATAAGAAAAATTGGATGCAAATGTgtcaaaaaagcacaaaaaaacccaacatagcCTCTACAGCatgaatttgaaagaaaaaaatgaaataatgaaactggCAGGTTAAGGTTAATTGCAAACAAAACCAGAGCAGCaaggaaaacatctgttttaatCAATGATTCATATCTGCATTCAACTATtttgtttgagaaaacaaaatagttatAAATTGTTCTATAAGAAGGAAGTTTACCAAAACCTAAGACCCTGTGCAGAAATGTAGATTGACTTATTGCGACAGGAGTAGTTATAGGTAAATACAATCATACCTGGTAGCaatctcttcttttttatctACATAGGAAGAGGGCATCTCGGAGACTTCTATTTGCTCTtcagaagcagaaatattttctttctgttgttccTTGGGAACTTcaggctttttttcttctgctttcttttgCACTACATCATCCACTGGCACTGCTTTTTCCTTAGTTTCCTCTTCCTCTATTTGCTCCTCAGTAACAGCTTTAGCCTCACGTTCCTCAGCCACAGTAGCTTGGGAATCTTCATGCACATAGTCCACCAGATTGCAAGCGGGGGCCTGTGGTTGCTCGTCTTTAGGGGTCACCCCAGACTCCAGATCCAGCTGCAGAAACAACTGACCCATTTTTTCTGTGTTctctttgtttaatttctgcACTTCTTCAAGAAGCAAAGCCTGCTTCTTTGGTGAAATATTacctacacaaaaaaaaagaatttgaattaagTGTCTGACTCACAGTATATAATTTATACCTCTTCCATAAATAAGGAAgtcacaaataatttttaattaaggTTGCACTGATTTTGAGATTGGTTTCTGAGCTAGGATTTGACTGCTGCAAGAATTAACCATTATATTCTATTTCTTTAAGTACCTGCTGCATCTGGAGGCTTCATCTTCTTTTGAGCTTTGAGGCTCTTCTGGCCCAAACATGGTTTTTCTGCCCCATCTTTGCTCTTGTAATCTTTCccctgtgaaaaaataaataaataattattagatCTTGTAGCCTGGACAATATCTGCACTACATCAATTTTGATGTTTGTTACTATATTATTTATCTTTGCTTGTCAGATGTATGtttgtccaaaacaaaaattcagaaatctgccctaaaaagtttttctcactttgaaaaaatatatttttttaagaaataattttttattatatttttttaaaacatcaaaccaATAATATCCAGATAAACTGGTGCTGAGCCTCATAACATTAAGAACTAGGCACCACCCTTTATGTAATCATAAATGCAAAAGAATATAGAGTCAAGCAATGAAAAGATAAAGACGTTCTAGTATATGTACAGTTTGTAAGCACAAAAAACCTACAAAGCTTCCACATTTACGTGATGCGAGGAAATGCTTTGGTCCATGGAGCTTTATCTTGTAATGGGGCTGCAGAGAACTTGGCTGACATGCAGGAGTTATCTCTTGTTTCCATTTACTGGCTTTGCTAGAGGTAGTTTTCTAGTAAAAAGACAAGATGGAAATGCTTGGTAGGGTTGTAGCAGTGTACACAGAAGCGGTgcatttatcttatttttttatattgttgcaAACAGAACAGGCATTTAACTGAAGCAGCAGTGCTGTAAAGAAGTATTTGACCTCACAgatttcattagttttttttttctttatatctcaattaaatgtttcagatcattaaatatttaaatatttttttatatctgacaAAAATAGCCCGAGAAACCTAGAATAAAGAAATCACTTAATTAGAACCCAGCTCACAACATAACATAATATTCTCAAAAAGTCCCAAACGAAATATAGCTGCAAAGTCATCCGCAAGACTTTGGTATTCCAGCAAACCAAAGTGAAACTCTCTCCGGACCACTCATCCAGAAGGTCACAAAAAAACCTACAACATTTAAAGCAGCGCATTGCTCATCTACCTCAGTTAATCATCAAACAATAAGGAAGATCCTGGGCACAAATATTATCCACAGGAGAGCTTTGATTTGCTAGTGCAAAAGTATTTCTGTTATCCCTGAAacatttgggaaaatattccgtagactgatgagacaaaagtggaactttttgTAAGATATGTGTCTTGCTATATGCCTCCCTTCAGTTGTAAGTGCATAGGACAATGGTGTGGTATGGTTAGCCATAGGCGTTACACAACCAGTATTTTGATTGGGGGacataaaaatgtcacagaCTGCGACAAGCAAGTGATACACTATTATGGAGTCATGCTATGATAGTGTTatagacttagggtttaaccCTGCCTGCCCAGTCAGAGTCTAACCAGGCTGTGGCTTTAATCGATTCTTCCCCAATCAACAGATTCATCTCTATTTGCAGATTCTGTGCAGCTCCTCCGCATTTTTTGGAAACCACCTCAGGGCTGGTACAAGCTGGGCATTGTGAGCAACTCATTTGATTGTCAGCAGACTCTTTGATCCGTGGATGTACGTCACTGGATGAAAATTCCTCAAACATAAGCATCTCAACCACCATTTTCAATCTGCAACAAGACCGTCGTAGTTGGCAAGATGGTGAGCCACAAATCAATAAGAGAGAGACTTCTCAGACAATGGCCAAAAGGCGCTTTCCTGGTAAAAAATCAGCCGGGTAAAAACCAACTTCTTGTCTTACACTGTGCTTCTTATCGAGGGTCTGGGCTATCAGCTGTTGtgaaacgattgcttcctggaggtgtGGAGTGTGTTGAGGTTTTCAATTTTACACAATTGCTAAAGTCTGCCCGTGACATATGTAATACGTAGTTTGGTGTTAAGAAGCTTATCAGAAATTGCCTGCATTGTAatcaaccatcctccactgcagagagagagaagtgcTGATCCAAGCGGAGTGGCTGTTCATGTCatttcaatatttggaagcatggCCAAGACAGATTGAATTGCTTCGTTCATttcctccactgccattgctaaaactacagacagattgcaattctaaaacagtgcagaaaatcagCATAGTTGTTCACAACTACTCCTTCTGTTGGCTGATTGGCCCAGTAAAAAAATCTACCGGAGACAATCCGAGTCAaggggagaaagcccagactgtgcaagatttttttttcgaGCAGAATTGTCCAGGAAGGCAATGACCTGGCAAGTAACATGCGCAAACAGACATCAGAGCATTATCATCAGTGACTACAACTTCTTTTCTCATAACCTAAGTTTCCACATTCAGGTCCACATTCTTCTCATATTCACACCTATAGTGAGGAACACACTGCTAATGGAGACACACCCAACTTAGCTAGAAACTATTAGAGTGAGACCTGACAATGGAGAAGGGGCTATAGCATACCAATCTTCACCGAGCCATACCCTGCTGCTCAGTGGAAGTGAGATATAAGTTAATACTTGAATCCAAGTGAGATACTGTCtcaaaaaaatacagcaatatgcatgaaagcagaaagaaatctgtgacatactttttcacagcactgacTAAAAGTAGCATACAAGTACTGTAACTGTATAggtaaataacaaaaaacttgTTAATATGAAAGTTGACATAAAGGGCTGATGTTctcaaaaacataaagtcaCTTTCAATAAACACAATATGACAAATTGCAAAGACCTAACTGACTAGTGGCCACAGTTACTGGACATCAACATGCACATACTGGCTTATATAATGGCATGCCTCTGCTTATTCATGACTGATGGATAGGTAGCAGCAGGACAGTGAATTTATAGCTTATCACTTGTCGCACTCAACAGTGGAATGTGATGCTGACCCTGTGTGGAAAATATTACAAGCGATTGCAGGTTGTTCTCCAAATCTCCCAGCTGAATCGATGATACTAAACACTCTGATATCAggttgtgatggaaaaaaactcaTCTTGAACTTGAGGTGTCCCACATATGTTTTTCAACGATGAAGTTAACTGAGAGGGGATATGTTGCTAGTGTTAGGGTTCACTTAGAGACAGTTGTAATGAAACAGGGGTAAAGAAATGTAATTGGAAAACAAGGGAGTGTATTTAGAGGCCAAAgtaacatgaaataaatgttaaatatttcacaccTCTGAAGGTGGGATAGGATGAAGCCGCCACCTGACAAGCACTCTGACGACAACGGAAATTCACT
Protein-coding regions in this window:
- the LOC102217469 gene encoding myosin light chain kinase 2, skeletal/cardiac muscle-like isoform X1 is translated as MSSLVINAMGDSSNAGFDIIQNHIESLSGKMDKLINIQEKVLSRLDGMSQEIDDIEQDMEQIKVDKEEIHLSPRVVNQTQVMGREVRQICQEMSTIMSVVNQRSEQQAQKLEGMEKLVLSMQQVISFIGETVKCSKVMEMMFKGPATRKTSRNKDSKGKQATKRKASTETVTKKPDKKTTSSKASKWKQEITPACQPSSLQPHYKIKLHGPKHFLASRKCGSFGKDYKSKDGAEKPCLGQKSLKAQKKMKPPDAAGNISPKKQALLLEEVQKLNKENTEKMGQLFLQLDLESGVTPKDEQPQAPACNLVDYVHEDSQATVAEEREAKAVTEEQIEEEETKEKAVPVDDVVQKKAEEKKPEVPKEQQKENISASEEQIEVSEMPSSYVDKKEEIATSDDDKEATPCTETEQDQITETEQDKKEEREEAQKEDDDESAEHEDWASFKADGIQIQFNLKEKLEKGKLENADEKTTDDDQSERFFIDTTPPPAAPFNHRIVSAKPNQIRNFYTINWQEVLGGGRFGQVHKCVENSSGLTLAAKVIKARSQKEKDVVKNEIQVMNNLDHANLIQLYAAYESRNDIILVLEYVGGGELFDRIIDENYTLMELDAVVFIRQICEGLQHMHKMSILHLDLKPENILCVSRVTNKIKIIDFGLARIYKPREKLKVNFGTPEFLAPEVVNYDFVSFNTDMWSLGVITYMLLSGLCPFLGDDDNQTLNNILAVRWNFEEQEFADTSVEAKDFITRLLVINKTWRMGACEALRHPWLSDSVLHHRLYTKKNMCRSRRSSCVPLIDI
- the LOC102217469 gene encoding myosin light chain kinase 2, skeletal/cardiac muscle-like isoform X2; translation: MSSLVINAMGDSSNAGFDIIQNHIESLSGKMDKLINIQEKVLSRLDGMSQEIDDIEQDMEQIKVDKEEIHLSPRVVNQTQVMGREVRQICQEMSTIMSVVNQRSEQQAQKLEGMEKLVLSMQQVISFIGETVKCSKVMEMMFKGPATRKTSRNKDSKGKQATKRKASTETVTKKPDKGKDYKSKDGAEKPCLGQKSLKAQKKMKPPDAAGNISPKKQALLLEEVQKLNKENTEKMGQLFLQLDLESGVTPKDEQPQAPACNLVDYVHEDSQATVAEEREAKAVTEEQIEEEETKEKAVPVDDVVQKKAEEKKPEVPKEQQKENISASEEQIEVSEMPSSYVDKKEEIATSDDDKEATPCTETEQDQITETEQDKKEEREEAQKEDDDESAEHEDWASFKADGIQIQFNLKEKLEKGKLENADEKTTDDDQSERFFIDTTPPPAAPFNHRIVSAKPNQIRNFYTINWQEVLGGGRFGQVHKCVENSSGLTLAAKVIKARSQKEKDVVKNEIQVMNNLDHANLIQLYAAYESRNDIILVLEYVGGGELFDRIIDENYTLMELDAVVFIRQICEGLQHMHKMSILHLDLKPENILCVSRVTNKIKIIDFGLARIYKPREKLKVNFGTPEFLAPEVVNYDFVSFNTDMWSLGVITYMLLSGLCPFLGDDDNQTLNNILAVRWNFEEQEFADTSVEAKDFITRLLVINKTWRMGACEALRHPWLSDSVLHHRLYTKKNMCRSRRSSCVPLIDI